The sequence GGCTGCGGGAAGCGGTGGGGCTCGGCCATCGGCCCGCTGAAACTCCGCCATCCCAAATCAAGAAAAGCGCTCAGTCGATTTATAGGAAGAAACGATCGGAACGCCGGTGAGTGGGGGTGAGCTTACCGGCAGCGAAGGGAGGGATCGGATTGCGAGGCAGGTCTGGTACCATGGGAAGAGGGAGAGAAGGGGAGGAAAAGAAGGACGAGGTGAGACATCGCCAGTTTTCGGCGGGCTCCGATgggggcgagagagagagagagagagagagaggcaggggGGAGGGGTGGTGGAGAAGACGAAGGAGAGTGGATCACAACCGTTCATCGCGATGAATCACCAGCGGAATCTGCCAGCTCGCCTCGCCCGTTTCTTTGCGGGCCCCGCAAGAATAAGTCAATTCCATCTCCTCCAATTTGTGGGGTATAGTAAAATTTAAAGGATTATAATTGGTTGATATGATCTGGCGGCATACctgtaataataataaaaataaataaacttaTTGCCTAAAAGCCACGTCGACACAGAGATCTTCCTGAGAAAAGCTtgttgggccagttgggcccaaccAAGAAGAAACTCCGAATCTTTTACCCAATATATCTCAATTAAGTAAATGTCACGACCAAATGTTGTTCCAAACCACAACACGTTCTTTTAATTTCATGATCATGGCAGCATGTGGTTCCAAACCACAACGGCATCGACGAGAGAGCAGCATCCACATAGAAGAGTCCAAGGTATATACCATTTCAAGGAATATACTCTTGGAATCTCCACGAGACCAATTCGTCTACCTGCATTAATTACTTGCAGATTCCTATCGCGTCTTATGGCAGCCCAAGCTGTGTCCAACCGGCACCGCAATTAATTGGCAAACGCCCCTTGGACACGGCGAAGGACAAACCCTTATCCAACGCAGCGTCTAATAAAACGGCCCAAAACACGCCGCCTCCATGTTAAGACGCATCGGAACCCTCCAGAATCTCCCACGCGGCGCGGCTGCAGCGGCCAGAAGAGGAAGATTCCGTGGCTACACCTTTTCGCCGAAACGGATCTCGACCGTCCGTTGGCTCCCGCAGCGAGATCCGCACGTCGGGTTCGGTCTTATCCACCCCCACGTCAGCGCGAGCGCATCGAAGCGGAATCCCACCGCGGAACGATTCAAACCCCGACCTTCTCTTTATGTATTTAAAGTTGGGTCCCGCCGCCGACCCCACCTTCCCCCTCCAATCCCTCGCCGCCTTCCATCGGAAGGACATGGATTTTTATACGCGACGCCCCGACCCTGATTCCATTCTCATCTTCAGCTCCTCTTCTCCTGCACTTCTCCTTGGATTCCAAGTTTGTTCCTTTCGTCTTCTCATTTCTTATTTGTACACCGACCCCCCGGCGACCAAAATCTCTCTCTTGAGCACGGCAGATCCCGGCACGCGGCGATGGACCTCTTGGATCGAGTGCAGAGTTGCCATGACTACATCAGAGCGCTCGAGGAGGAGCGCAAGAAGATCGAGGTCTTCCAGCGGGAGCTGCCCCTTTGCCTTAAACTTGTTACGCATGGTATGTATCCATCCGTGGATCGATCGATCTATTCTCTCTTCTTTTTATGGTTGGCGACGTTGGGTTGATGGTGGTGCAGCGATCGAGAGCGTGAGACAGCAGATGAGCGACGGTGAGAGGGTGAGCAATGGGCCTGTTTTGGAGGAGTTCATCCCTCTAAAGCCGAGCTTCAAGTCGCCGTCATCAGGGGCAGTGGCGGCGGCGATCGGGTCGGATAGGAAGCCTGACTGGCTTAGATCCGTCCAGCTCTGGAATCAGGAGCCGGACACGTCTCTTAAAGTGGTGAGCTTTTCTCTTTCTCCCTAATTTAAGTGATGGATTTGGAGTAGTTTCTTGTGATTTTTGTGCATTTGACGCTAATGCGTTTTGATTTGTTGATGGATTGCAGGAGCCACCGAAGAAGCCGATCGCAGTGAGCGCGAAGAGGATCGGCGGCGCATTCCAGCCTTTCGAGAGGGAAAAGCTCGTCGTGCCACCGCCGGCTTCCAGGGCGGTGGCTGCGAGCTCCACTAACAGTGCTGGTGGTAGAGGAGAGGGGAGGGGATGCGGTGATAGCGATGGTAGTAGCAGCGgaggagaaaaggaggagaaggagaaggaagggCAGTTTCAGTCCCATCGGAAGACGAGACGCTGCTGGTCGCCAGATCTCCACCGCCGCTTCCTGAACGCCCTTCAGCAGCTCGGCGGCTCCCACGGTAAGCCCAACAACAACATCATCATCTCTGTTGCTCTTCACATGCTGTGCATCTAAACTGGGTGCCGTGCCGTTGATCGCAGCTGCAACGCCGAAGCAGATCAGGGACCTGATGAAGGTCGACGGGCTCACCAACGACGAGATCAAGAGCCATTTGCAGGTTAATTTCAACTTCACCATTTCACTCTTCCCTGTAAATTATCATATGCTTCTGCACGAACACTGCGCCACTGCGTACCGTAATGCCTCCGCAAAGAATCGGATTCGTTTCGACCGATTCACTCGTTGTGTTCCGTCATCTCCTCCATGAATTCCCCATTGCCATCTGACGCTACATGTTCTGTAGTCCTTTTGTCCTCTACCAAGGATCCTGAAGGGATCTTTCTTCGAATCGGCATTTCATGTGGCGAGATCAACATCCCAATGTTGGATCCGCACGGACCCCGCTGTCAACCCTCGCTGCTGTAATAATCCTGGTGGGCCCCGTGATTTGCCCAAACCACTCGTGTCTTGATGGGGTATAGATTCCCTCTAACCACGCATGTGATTTGGGTTCCACCAGATCTACATCGATCTGCCATCATTTGACCACAGCCCTCACCATTCCCCGTCATCCCTACCGATGCGATGCCTGCTGATAAGGTTGCTTCTGTGTAGAAATATCGGCTGCACACCAGACGACCGAGCCCTGCGGTTCAGAGCAGCAGCCACCCGGCACCGCAGTTTGTGTTGTTGGTTCCTCCGCCGGATTACGCTGCGGCCGCCGCGGTTGCAGCTGCAGCGCAACCTGGAAATGGTGCTTGTGCTCCGACGAACGGAATCTACGCCCCGGTGGCATCGCTCCCGTCAGACCCGAGATTTCAGCAGCAGCTGCAGACGAAGAAGCAATACCAAAGATCGTGCAGTGGAGGAGAAGACAGCACGGGGGGTGACGACGATGATGCCACTAACACGGAGTCCCTTGCAACTTCGGCCTCCTCCCAAACTACGACGGCATCACCTCCGTTTTGACTGAGAGCAGCTTCACGACATGTGCCGTCGAAAATAATTAGACAGAAGATATACATGATGCATGGTTTAGTCTCACCGAGGTGTCGTAAACGAAGATACTGAGTTCATACTATTGATGCAGAGTTTTGCCGAACCTTCTGCTGCTTTATTCTTCACTGTTTGACTATTTCTTAGCTGTAAATTGAGATCAGGAACAGATAGTGTCGAGCAAGTTCTCTCACGATCACGATTCAGAATATGATATTGGTGGTCGGATCTCATTATTGATATCAGAAAGGCATTGAAATGGCTTTAATGCTCCGAATTATTGGTCGATGACATTGTCGACGTCCTCTCGACAACCCTTGGGATATGTTGACTCTTTGCAAGCAGCAAGGCACATGCGACCACTGgcattcttttatatccattATACCTTTGCAGGCCTTAATCGAGCTTCTGACTTTTGTACCATCCAGCAGTTGCCATAGTTTGAAGTTAGATTCTCGAGCATCTTTTGCAATACCAATTTCGACACTTCCTTACAACGCCACCTCGTTCGATCCACGTTAAATTGCAAATGCTAAGCGCACTAAAGTTAAACACTTCGTCAAGTGGAATCTTAATCATACGCACGTCATCAGCCAAATCACCGACTTAAGACGTCCACCAACCCAGTAAACTATTCAGTGGATAAAACCAAACTTCCATCGGCTAAGAAACAAATCTACTTTGGATACCCGCCGAATATTCGAACCACCCGACGCCTCGTCGGAGGGAATCCAGCGAGCGACGGTGCGACGCATCTTTCGTAGCGTGGGGCCCCAGCAATTGGATATTCTGGGAGCATTGAAACAACAACGAAAAAGAGTTGATGGAGAGATGTCGTCGTGATTCTAATAATCGCTGGAACAGCAGCACGTTTTTTGAAGTCTCTTTCACGAATGCGTTTCGAATAATTTATTGTGGGGAAAAAGATCGTCCGGCGATCTGCGGTTCTCTGTAGCCAGAAGTAATGGGATCCAATGTGTCTGCCACGTATGTATCGCTAAGGTATTGACCATGAGTTGGTGAGATGTTGACAGTCTGTTGTCATGTGTCCATCTCCCCGTTTCAAGATCGaccaaatattattattaattatttcaATAATTAAAAAGTATTATAATTTAGGATTCATTCATGGATGGATCGATCATCTAATTCATTTCTAACTACACGGGCTGGGCCTATTTCTCACCTTGGTGAAAGCTTACTGATCGTCACGGAGTGAGCCCCTATGTGTTGGGTCTCGATTCTCGCCTTCCTCATTTCTCTCTCATCGGCTGatctataaaagaaaaatacatgaacCGAGCTCCTCGCAGCTTCCTCAGGATCATCCATCCTCGAGCGCTTGCTTATGGTGGGAGAACTGCTTCCTGGACAAGACGACGCTACAGGAGATAGCCATGGCGTGGTCCCAGTTCCAGGCAGTACGGTGCAACTCCATTGAGCTATAGCGGGGTATCAGAGCCGATTGCAACAGCAAACCACCTCCCTGCCATCATTACTAATCCAATCTCCAGATCTGATTCTGTTGAGACTCTGTCGTCGACCATCGAATCACTACTAGTAGATCTCCCCATCGCAACCCTTGTTCACGTCGGACTTCCCCTATTTCATTGGTCTGCTCGGTGGCCCATCAACCAAATCGCAGCTTCATTCACCGCTGCCAGTGTTCTCCTACCTGAGTCGACGGCTTTTCTTTACGACCGTCTGTCATTTCCTCTGCCTTGGCGCACCTTCGACAACATTAATCTAAAGCAACAAAGGCATTCTTCCTCTCTGCGTCGCATCTGCTTCTTCCTCTCTACGCAGGTTCATGCGGACCGACGGAGCGATGATCAATTTTCACGGTTATCCAAAGGTGGTAACTATACATCCTGGAGGGTCCAgttttctaatctcctattttGATACGACTTACTAGGCCGACTCTCTCAGTTGTCCACTAGCCATGATCAATATCCTCGGAGAACCCAGTCCAGTATCAAATCCAACTTACAAACTATAGCTACGTTAAGATCatatcatcctccaagctattcaagcctcaattGCTAGATTTGTCGCTCTATTGATATCTTCATATGTGACTGTTGCAGAATCATGATATAAGTCGCAAACAACCTTGGTGAATCGTTCGCGTACTCGAAAGCATAGTCTTCTATCCAGTCTAATGAAaacaaaataagagggaagtactatcgttgattatctataaaatatcaaagttGTCATCGATGACTTGCTTTGAtaagtcattccctatgtgacgaaaaAGTCATCATCTATATCCTTAATGGActcggagacgagtacaaggaattgataGTCGCAATTCGGACGCATAACTCAAtaatatcatttgaagaactctatgataagttgactaaCTATGAGACGTATTTGAAGTACGAGGACAAATTGCCCGGACCGACCATCAAGCTCAAGTTAGTCACaagtccaagaggaagagcaaccaataCAATATAACCATCACAAAAGGTTTGGCCAAGATACCTCTTACCCCTATGGGTCCCaagcaaccccccccccccccccccaaatcctcgccactccgctaaagtttgtcggtctcgacCTCGACTCCTTACTTCGTCACAATGGCCTCAAGCGAATCTCTACACCAACTACTAGCCAACCAAATTGGTTTATGGACTCTAGcgcctcccatcacatcacctctaatcttcagaatttgtctatcCAAAACAACTATAGCGGGAATAaatatatcatcatcggtgatggtaaaggactacttataactcatactggttccacaacgtttAATTCTGATACTACAACCTATATACTCGATGATGTTCTATGTGCCACTCATATtaaatgaaattttatttttgtttctcaattttgcaaacacaacaatacttcaattgaattctttcctgattcttttCTTGTCAAAAACTTGAGCACGAGGGCATCCTTAGTCCAAGGCCCAAATAGAGGTAACATCTACGAATGGTCGTCAGCACCACAAATAACCCAACCCACTATCCACTCTTCAGTTGCAGCTCCAATTAATGTGTGGCATCATCGTCATGGTCATCCTTCGTCCCTTATCCagtaaaaattactttctcgttactcttttcatatttttaaatcaagtaattctataatgcattgtgatgcatgtcttagcAATAAAAGTCATCGATAGCTCTTTGGCACATCTTCTATATCATGCTCTAAAtcgtttgaaattatttataccgatTTTAGGGGCCCTGCTCCAATCATTTCTTTTAACaaatttagattttatatcatttttgtatattacttcactaagtacatatggttatatcctcttcaccataaatatgaAGTGTCCATAATcattaccaactttcgaaagttggttgaGAACTACTTTTAGTCTATAATCAAAACAGTTTACTCTAATGATGGAGGTTAATATCAAGCCCTAATAACCTCTCAGCTTGTGGTATATAATACCTAAGTCACCCTtatatactcctcaactagttggctctgccgaacgcaaacatcgacatatagttgaaactggccttacacttctacatcaggcctcCATGTTTCAACATTTTGGACAACAGCCTTTTAAACTgcagtctaccttattaatcgaatGCTTATGCCAGTCCTATAATATTAGTCCTCAtttgaaatattatttcataaacctccaaaccttcataaactcaaagtatttggctgtctatgttatccatggttatgTCCCTATGCCTCCTATAATATAACATAAATATCTAAACCTTGCATCTTTATATGATACTCTCTTAAACATAATGTTTTCCGATGTTATAATCCCCACACTCATAAAGTTTTTCTATCacatcatgttatttttgttaagTCTATCTTTCCTTCCAAAAACCACGAGTCTCCTGCCATGCGAGCCTCTCATGACACTGTTCAGTTCCCCCCCTCAAGATCCACACTCTACTACTACTCCATTTCAGCAATTGTCTATTCCCTCTATTACTACTCCACTCATTTCTTCTCAAATTGATGAGGTAATACGTTCAGAAACACAATCATTGTCTTTACCTTCTTCTAGACTAAGTGACACTGAGGTATCTCAACCTGACCCGGCCTGTGTCAATGACTCTCCACCACTTCTTCCAACAACACAATCTCACAATCTCATAGCCTCCAAACATCCTATAACAACATGCTCCAAGAGTGGTATTTTTAAACCatgtcaagtccttgacttataTATGCTATCATAGAATCCTCATATAATACCATTGAACCCATCACCTTTACTCAAGCTTAAAAATCTCTACAATGGCGTAACGCTATATCTGAGGAATATGATACTCTCTTCCATAACTCAACATGGAacctagtaccctttcatcatacacaaaatGCCATCGggcgtaagtgggtctttcgaattaagcggaacccagatggataTGTTGCCCGATATAAAGCATGTCTCATCGCCAAAGGGTttaatcaacgacctggagttgatttcactgagacatttAGTCTCGTTGTTAAGCCCACAATAATCTAACTTATCCTAAGTCTGTCTACCACTAAAGGCTAGCAAttacgataattggatgttaataatgtctttttacaagggactccaagatgtttttatgcaacaacctcatgGTTTcattcatcctcagtatccaaggcatgtttgTAAACTTAAAAAGTTATTTATGGACTTCATTAGTCTCTAAGAGACTGGTATAttgaacttggctcattttttactTCAGTTGGCTTTATCAACTTCAAGTCTGATACATCGTTATTTCTACGACAATAACTTAGAggcacaatatatattctggtgTATGTGTATgacattattgtcacaggcaataatACTATCGAGATCCAGACATTCATTAAGCAATTGACAGATTGATTctctcttaaagatctaggaaccttgaatTACTTTTTGGGCGTAGAGGCAATatatacatcttcaggtctcttcctctCACAaacaaagtacattcaagatttattatcaaagacaaatatgtagGACACAAATACAGTTACAACTCCCCTTTCTACTAGTGAATATCTTAAATTATctaatggaagtcctgctacgaaacccactcaatatcgacaagtagTTTGCTCTTtgcagtacttagctctcacccatcCAAACATCTCATTTGtcgtcaacaaattatcataatttatataacaGCCATCTACTATGCACTGGTCTATAGTCAAACGAATcctgcgatatcttaaagggaccctgaatcatggtctctttcttcgcAAACATtgtccacttcatcttcatgtctTTGCTAATATTGATTGGCCagacaactttgatgatagaacatccatatCGGGGTATATTAGCTTCTTTGAAGCTAATTCAATCGGTTGGAATTCTAATAAACAAAAGATAATcacacggtctacaactgaagctaaatATCATGCCATTACCACTATCATTGTAGAACTCAATTAGGTCACAAATCTACTCAATGAATTCAATATCAATTCCACTCCTAtttctataatatattatgataatgttggagctacctatctatgcgtcaatccggtattccactcccacatgaaacatattactatcgacttccacttcgtgcgagatcaagtcgtCCGACGTGAACTATGTATTTCTAATGTACATACTACTAATCAATTAGCAAACTCACTGACaaagcctctcgctcgtaaactCTTTGCATTACATCAATCCAAGATTAGTATCCTTGATAAGAGCACCATTTTGTGGGGtcatgatagtagataagatttttctaactatatAAAGAAATCTTATTGCTTTGTTGAAGAAAATTCTCCCTCCTAACTTCTATAAATAGGGAGAATATTTCAACAAGGAACATGGCTTCTTTTACGATTTCTATCttctatattcttcgtttaattcCTTACGGAATGCAACTGGAAAGCTCGACGTCCCCTCCCACCACTATCCGGATTCCTCATCACCGTTGTTTCCAGCGGCGTCAGGGCCAAAGCGAAGCGCGACGTGCCGTTCGTGAGAGCTACTCCTGTTCTTGCGTCAACCGGCTCCGACGTCAACATTCCGCATGGCATTGTCGGGCGGTCCAGTACCTTTGGCAGTTCCTGCAGGAGTGCCGCGGCTGGTCGACGTTGTAGTTGTTGTAATAGCAGAATTTGGGCTTCTTCGCCGCCTTCTCCTTCCAACTCCCTGCTTCACTTCGTCGTTCATCGGGCATCGAGTTCCTCGTCGATTCATGCTCGTTAGTTTCCTGTGAGTCGGGTGATTCAGGAGCAGTCTCTTCCTCTCGAAAATCCTGAGATTAGAAAGAGGTGCAAAGATCATCATATGTATGTAGCTGATTCAACGAGAAGACCTCCGATCGCAGTGCATTCTCCTCGTCTCCGCCGAACTGCAGAGTGATGCTCTTGCCGAAGAGCTTGATTGTGGCGTCTCCGCGCTCGGACATCTCCCTCTGACCTGTTCGAATACTCTGCTAAAATAATTGGTCTCGAATCCATGATGGACAAGTATGGGACAGAGAGGGAGATAGAGT comes from Musa acuminata AAA Group cultivar baxijiao chromosome BXJ3-3, Cavendish_Baxijiao_AAA, whole genome shotgun sequence and encodes:
- the LOC135632895 gene encoding transcription factor NIGT1-like, whose amino-acid sequence is MDLLDRVQSCHDYIRALEEERKKIEVFQRELPLCLKLVTHAIESVRQQMSDGERVSNGPVLEEFIPLKPSFKSPSSGAVAAAIGSDRKPDWLRSVQLWNQEPDTSLKVEPPKKPIAVSAKRIGGAFQPFEREKLVVPPPASRAVAASSTNSAGGRGEGRGCGDSDGSSSGGEKEEKEKEGQFQSHRKTRRCWSPDLHRRFLNALQQLGGSHAATPKQIRDLMKVDGLTNDEIKSHLQKYRLHTRRPSPAVQSSSHPAPQFVLLVPPPDYAAAAAVAAAAQPGNGACAPTNGIYAPVASLPSDPRFQQQLQTKKQYQRSCSGGEDSTGGDDDDATNTESLATSASSQTTTASPPF